The stretch of DNA ATTCCGCCTAGAATGATAATTGGCATGATTAATGCTGGAATTGCTTCTAAGAATGCTTTGCCAATATCTTTGCTTGATTTCTTTGGTTCTTTTAAATAATTACGCTTTTTAGCCAATATATACACCGTTACAACGAGTCCAATACCAATGATGATTCCTGGTACCATTCCGGCGATAAATAAATCTCCAATAGATGCCCCGACAGCTGTCCCATACAATATTAAAGGTATACTCGGTGGTATTATAATTCCTAACGTTCCAGAAACAGCCTGTACTCCACCTGCAAATTCTTTATCATAACCTCGATTAATCATCGCTGGAATCAAGATTGCGCCAAGCGCCGCAGTTGCGGCTACACTTGATCCTGATATAGCAGCAAAGAACATCGTGGTTACTACAGTTACAATCGCTAAGCCTCCTGGTACATGACCAGTAATTGCATTAGCCAAGTTTATTAATCGTTGTGATATCCCCCCATATTCCATTAAAGCACCCGCAAGTATAAACAACGGAATCGCTAGTAAAGGGAAAGAATCAAGTGAGACAAAAGCACGTTGTGCCAATGTTAACAACGGTATGTCTCCAGCTACTAATATCGCCAGACTAGAAGATAACCCTAATGAAATTGCCACAGGTACACCGATAATAAATAGAACAATTAACGATAGAACTAATACAAGTATCATAGTAAGTCACCTACCGTTTCCTTCGAATCATCATCTTCAGGTGGACTTATTAACAATGCAATAATATTACACAACATAAGAAGCGAACCAAGTGGTATTGCCGCATATGCCCACGCCATCGAATACTGTAAAGTTGGCGTCGATTGACCAATTACGATATAGGTCAACTGTGCACCATAAATAACTAACATCAAACTAAAAATTCCACAAATGTATAATACAATTTTTTGCAAGCGTGCTTTGTTTTCTGTTTTTATAATTTCTAATAGAAAATCAATCGCGATGTGCTGATTATGTCTCATCGCTAACCCCGAACCTAAAAACACAATGTAAATCATCAAGTATTTTGCTAATTCTTCTGTCCAGCTTAATGGCACGTTAATGACAAATCGTGTTGTTACTTGCAATACAACCAAAACAGCAAGTCCAACAAGGAAGAAAGATACCAAGTATTTCACCCAATTATTAATGCTATCCATGATATTAATATATGTTTTCATTGGCTCTACTCCCTCATTTCCTGTATGGTATCGTATAGTTCTCTGCCATATTTATCAGCTAATGCTTCATTCACTTCTTGTACAGCTTCTCTAAATGGTTCTTGATCTACTTCTATTACTTCCACACCTTGGTCAAGCATGTCTTGAAGTGCCTCTTCCTCTTCTTGGAAAACGATTTCATTTTGGAAATTACGAGCTTCTTCTGCGGCTTCTAAAACAGCTTCTCTTTCTTCTTCTGTTAAGTCTTCAAAAGCTTTTTCACTCATTAGTAATTGAACATATCCAAATACATGGTCCGTTTTTACAAGGTAATCTTGCACTTCATGAATTCGAGCACTTGCTGTAAAAGCAATTGGATTTTCTTGCGCATCGATAACACCTGTTTGTAATGAGGAATATACTTCTCCAAAGTTCATTGGAGTTGGACTAGCTCCCATCGCCGTCCACCCTTCGACGGATGCCTCGATGTTTGGTACTCTGATTTTCACACCTCTTAAATCAGAAGGTGATTCAACCAATTTATTTGTTGTTAGTTCCCGCGGTCCTCTAAGCCAGAACTCTAACCCTCGCACACCTGTTTCTTCCAGCATTTCCTCCTGCAATCGCTTTCCATTTTCGCCGTAAACAAACTCCTCCAAGTGTTCCAAATCTTCAAATAAATAAGGTAGTTCTAAGATGGAATAAGGCTCATAAAAGTTAGACATTACACCGGCAACTAATGCAAAATCTACTGATCCTATTTGCATGCCCTCTACTAAATCACGGTCTGACCCCAAAGTAGAGCTTGGATAAACCTCTACTTTGACGGTACCATTTGTTTTTTCAGACACTAGTTCTGCAAATCTGACTGATCCCTTATGCCAAGCATTGGACTCACTTTGTATATGTCCTAGCCTTAACACTTTTGGTTCCTCAGCACTCGATGTTCCTTGACTACACGCAGCTAATAGTAAAGCTACAGCCGATAAAAGTAATACGATTATTTTTGATTTCATTTTTATCCCCCTATTCAAATGAAACAAGTACTTTAACGGATTTATCTTTCTTTTTATCTACAATTGTAAAACCCTTTGCTGCTTCTTCATAATGCAATTTATGGGAAATAACCTTCTCTACATCAAGTTTCCCGCTTGCGATTATTTCTAGGGCTTCTTCTGTATCCGGACGGTTATATGTCATGCACCCAATAATTTCTTTTTCATTTTGCTGTAACTGTTCGATATCAACAGACTGTTGTCCATGGAACATGGCTACGGTAACCACTCGTCCACCTTTTCTTAGTAGATTAAGAGAGTCATTTACAATACCAGGAACACCCGCAGTGATAAATACTTTATCAAAAGATCCTTTATCTAAGCTCTGCTTCGCATCATGAATCCAGTTTGAATTATCCTTAATATTAATAACTTCTGAAGCACCCATTTCTTTTGCCACTTGTAGTGAATAGTCGAGCACATCCGTAACAACAATATCTTTTACGCCTTTAGCTTTCACAGCGATAAGTGTAAGAAGGCCAATTGGTCCGGCTCCCAAAATTGCTACTCGATCGGTTGGTTGAACATCGCCTTTAAACGCTGCATGTACACCTACAGCAAGAGGTTCGACTAATACACCTTGATCATAACTAACGGAATCTGGTAATTTAATTACTTGTTCTTCAGGCGATGCGAAATATTCAGCCATTGTCCCTAACCAGTCTCCCATTCCTGGAGCTAGTCTTGTATCAGAGTAATTTACATTTCCCGTCATTACTCCTTCACTCTCACCTGTACCGATTTGCGGCTCCACCGTTACTCGATCACCAACCTTGAATTTAGTAACGGATGATCCAACTTCTACAACTTCTCCAGCTACTTCATGTCCAATAACGACCGGGGGTTTACGAAATGGATGTAAGCCTTTATACGTATGAATATCGGAACCGCAAATCCCAGCGACATTTACTTTGATTTGCACCTCATTCGGTTTTAACTCGGGGACCTCTATATCTTTCACAATAATTTTCTCAGCATCTTCTACAAATACCGCTTTCATAAACTATCTCTCCCTCTTATATCAGCAGGAGTTATTGAAAGTACATCATCTTGGAGTCCAATAGATGCTTTTTCATTAACTCTACGCACTTTATATCTCCTGTTTTTAAAGCATCTAAAACTTCTACATGTTCGGAGTAAAACTTCTCTACCCTACCAGGATCTTTCTTGAGATGGCGAAGTGTAATTCTTCTTAAGTGATCTTGGTAGTTTAATAAAACTCTCGTGATCTCCTTATTTGCTACAAATTGACTTATCGCTAAGTGAAACTCATGGTCTAATGTAGCAAATAATGTAACATCTTTCGTTTTAGCAGCCTCTTTAGTTGCTTGTACGTTTTGTTCCAATTCTTTTAATTGTTCATCTGTAATACGGTGATACAGTTCTTGGCAATTAAACGTTTCTAATGCTATTCGCAAATTATATATATCGTTGATTCGTTCAATAGAAATATCATTGACAATGATTCCTTGCTTTGACGAAACAGTAACAAATCCTTCAGACTCTAATCTTACGAGCGCATTTTTTATTGGTGTTTTACTCATACCTAACTCATCTATTAATGTACGCTCTGATAAAAATTGTCCCGCTTCATAATGCTCTTCTAAAATTTTGGATTTTATTTCCTGATAGGCAACGTCTTTTAATAACATATTCAAATACATCCTTTAACAAAATTATTTAGAGCCTGACTGATAGACTTTCTCGAAAAACGCTGGTCCTCCAAGTTGACCACTCTTTAATGCAATTTCTAGTCCATCATATTTTGCTCTCTCTGAATATGCTATACATAAAGGTGCCCCGGGCGCAATAGAATCGAGCACTTCTAGTCCATAAATATCAAGATTTGAAGTAACAAAGCCCGATGTGTCACCACCAGATATGATTACTCTTCGCAAATCAGCTCGATCAATAACTGACTTTGTCCACTCGCCTAATTTTTCGCCAATGTATATGCCTATATCTTGTTTATTGATGCCGTTATTTAGTAGATGCTCTTTTGTACGAGCAATAATTGGATCCTCGTTACCTTTTGCTGTATACATTATTACTTTTTTCTTTTCTTCTATTTGCTGAATGATGTTATCTAAGAATGCTTCAACGAGAGAAGGATCTGTATACATTTCAAATGGTATTTGAATTAATTCAAACCCAGCTTCTTCTGCATTCTCTAATTGTTGCTTTGTTACATCAGAGACACTTCCAGAAACAGCGAATAGTTGATGAACATTGCTTGGACTGGTGGCTTTATTTTCTTTTGCTATTACGCCTTCCCGTCTTACTGCATCGCCAATTGCATATTCTACACCGGATGATCCGACTATAAACTGAGGCTCATCGCTTCGCTTTTCCCACAATACTTCTGAAACTTTTTTCATGTGAGAAGCATTCAATGCATCATAGAGTATAATATCAGCTTCATTATTTTCTTGATTTATTATTTGTTGGGCAGTGTTAGCCTCTAAATCTAATACATTTACTTTTGCGATCTTTTGTTTTGTCTGCGCTTGCAAATGTTTTGCTAAATCTGCCTCATCCATTGGAGTAACTGGATGTTTGGACATCACTGGATGTTTATCCAATCGATATATTTCTTCCTGGAATTTTGCAAAATGTTCACCAAAGACTGTATACCTTCCCAAATTCGGGGCTGCTACAAGAAGTGGATAACTTCCTTTTGTAAAATAGTTTCTTGCTATATCAATAGCAAAACCGATACTCCCAACCTCTGGAGCAGAGTCGAATGTAGAACAAACTTTATAATGGACAAAGGTTGGATTTAGTTGACGTAAGAATTCATAGACTGGAGACAATTCTTCCTCCATACCCTTGGTACCTTTTGCTCTAGCAGTTCCTGCAACCCCTATACAATCTACGTGTCGAAAGCGATCGATCATTTCCTGGTCTGGAATCTTGAGAAAAAGTATTGTTTTCAAACCGTATTGATCCAGTGCTTCCATTGCATCCGTTGATCCGGTGAAATCATCACCATAAAACCCTAATAAAAGCCTTTTCATCCTTATCACCACCAAAATATCTAACTTAGATCTATGTTGTATCTAAAAAAGATATTAACAGTTAACTGAAAAACTGTCAATAATCCGAAAATTATTTTTAACATTATTCAGCAAACTAAAAAGCGAGCCCACGATGCATAAGCATCAGAAGGCTCGCCTGCCGCTTTAGAATAAGCGAAGTAAATTTTTGACTTGATTTTTTAACACCTAATCATTCGGATTAACGTTATTTTACTATCTGTCATTCCGTTAACTGATCCATCACCCAATTTGTCCTAGCGCCACTTTCACCAGTGCTTGGGGCTTGTTTAGAATCTGAGGTTAGATCCTTCACGATCGATTCAATTAGCGGTTGATGGACATGTTTTGGACGTTCAAATGTCCATTCTTCCTGTCCATCGGCAGTTGTCAGAATGATAGGATCATCCCCAAAGGTAGAAAAGGTTATCTTCCCCTTACTGCCAACAATTTCATTTTTATCTATATTCTCAAAAGCAGTGAAACACCAATTCCCAACTCCATGCACGCCAGATTGGAATCGATAAGTGCCAGTAACAATATCTTCTGCTTCATAGTATTCCGCTTGATTGGACTTCATTCCATGCACCTCTTCAATTGGCCCAAGTAAGAAATCAAGAATATCTAATGTATGGCTGGCAAGGTCAAAAAACAGTCCTCCGCCCGATATTTCGGGTTGTAATCTCCATGGTAGTGATGATGCCTTTATATCTTCTGAGACTTTTTGATATTGCGTCGTTGAGACAAAACGCACGTCGCCTATTGTCTTGGCATCAAGTAATTCCTTCACTTTTTTAAATCTAGGTTGTGCTCTGCGATAATATGCGACATACAGCGGAACGCCTGCATCCTTACACGCCTGGATCATTTGCTGGCATTCTGCTTCGTTCAATGCCATTGGTTTTTCGACATATACAGGTTTCCCTGCCTGAGCTACCTTCAGAGTATACTCTTTATGGGAACCTGGTGGCGTCGCGATATACACGGCATCTACATTCGCATCGTTGATTAAAGCATCCGCATCATCATACCAGGTTGGCACGTTATGCCTTTTTGCATAGTCCTTAGCAAGTTCCCCTGTTCTTCGCATGACTGCCACTAGCTCAGAATGATCTACCTTTTGAAATGCCGGTCCACTTTTTACCTCCGTTACATCACCGCAACCAATAATACCCCAACGCACCTTCTTATACTTCATTCGTTATCCCACTCCCCTTTAAACGCATGTTCAGTTTATGTGTAGTGTACCACTAATACGCGCTTTCGGATATGAGTTTTGTCTTATTAAGCGATCAACTTTACTAAGTACAATTCACTAATCTAATATTTTTGAATTATTATTTGTTTATTCTAATTCTAAACGGGAACTAACGAAGTAACACACTTATTAATTGAGGAGGAGCTTTTGATGAGTAATCAAGAACAAAACAAAAAGAATCAGCAGCTAGATCAATTCCGAGTTAATGATAAAGATAAATCTCTTACAACCAATCAAGGATTAAAAATGAATGAAGATGAGTTTTCACTAAAAGCAGGTGAACGTGGCCCGTCATTATTAGAAGACTTTCATCTGCGAGAGAAGATCACCCACTTTGACCATGAACGCATTCCGGAACGTGTTGTCCATGCAAGAGGTTTTGCTGCCCATGGGGAATTTGAAGTTTATGAATCACTTGCCCCATATACAAAAGCAAATTTCCTAGGTGAAGCAGGAAAGAAGACACCAGTATTTGTACGTTTTTCTACCGTAGCAGGTTCTCGTGGATCAGGTGATATGGCACGTGACGTCAGAGGTTTTGCAACAAAATTTTACACAGATGAAGGAAACTATGACTTAGTTGGAAATAACATTCCCGTCTTCTTTATACAAGACGGCATTAAATTTCCTGACTTGATCCACGCAGTTAAACCCGAACCACATAATGAAATACCACAAGCACAATCTGCTCATGATACATTTTGGGATTTTGTTGCCAATAACCAGGAAACTGCACATATGATTATGTGGCATCTGTCCGACCGGGCAATTCCGCGAAGCTTTCGAATGATGGAAGGCTTTGGTGTCCATACATTCCGTTTTGTTAATGAGGAAGGACAAGCTTTCTTTGTAAAATTCCACTGGAAACCTGTCTTAGGTGTACATTCGGTCATTTGGGATGAAGCATTAAAATTAAACGGTAATGACCCTGATTTCCAACGCCGTGACCTGTATGACGCGATTGAAAATGGTCAATATCCTGAGTACGAGTTAGGATTACAAATTATAAAAGAAGAAGATGAATTTAACTTTGATTTTGATGTTCTAGACCCAACCAAGATATGGCCAGAAGAAGATGTACCTGTGAAAATTGTTGGTAAAATGACATTGAATCAGAATATAGATAATTATTTTGCAGAAACCGAACAAGTTGCCTTTCATCCAGGTCATGTCGTACCAGGGATTGATTTTACGAATGATCCGTTGTTACAAGCACGTCTCTTTTCATATACAGACACGCAGCTCATTCGTTTAGGTGGACCTAACTTTCATGAAATCCCAATTAACCGACCTGTCTGCCCATTCCATAATAATCAACGTGATGGCTATGGAAGACAAACGATTAATTCTGGACAAGTAAGCTACCATAAAAACTCCTTGGCAGATAATACACCAACACCTGTAAGTGAGGAAAATGGTGGCTATAAACACTATCAAGAGAAGGTTGAAGGCAAGAAAGTACGAGCTCGCAGTATTAGTTTTGAGGATCACTTCACACAAGCTGCATTATTCTGGAATAGTATGAGCGATGTCGAGAAAAACCACATCATTGATGCGTTTAGCTTTGAACTTGGAAAGTGTAAGGAAGTAGCGATTCGCGAACAAGTTCTCGATATGTTCTCCAATGTCAGCCATGACCTTGTCACAGGAATTGCGGAGAACTTAGGCTTAGCGATACCAAAGAAAAAAGAAATCGACTATACGAAATCGTCACCAGCCTTAAGCCAAGCCAACACAAAGAAAAAAGCGGACACGCGTAAAGTTGGCATTATTGTCGCTGATGGATTCGATGAAGAATTATTCTCTCATATAAAAGCATTAAATGAAGCAAACATTAATCCGGAAATCATTAGTGATCACCAAGGATCCATTTCAAGTAAAGAAGGAAATAAAATTCCGGTACACCATACCTTTAAGACGGCAGACTCTGTACTCTTTGATTCCATACTAATCGCTAGTAAAGAGGGGACTAAACCATTATTCACAAAAGAAGCTCCAAACTTCGTGAAAGAAGCTTACATGCACTATAAACCAATTAGTGCGCTTCAAGATGGCGCTTCTGTGCTTCATGATTTAGGACTAACAGATGAAAAAGGTGTAGTTACCAATAATGCAAGTCAATTTGTAGAAGCAGTTGCCGAAGCGAGATTCTGGAATCGTGACGGGAAGTAAATAATAGAAGAGGCTGGGACAAAAGAATTCGCACAATTGTCTCAGCCTCTTTCCTGTTCACTATAAAATTCACAAACCCAAAAGGGCTTACATATCCCTTGTATGAACGCATCTTTCCTAAGCAACCGTTAATTTGAAACGATTCGTAATCCTATTACTGCAACAACTATTAAACTTAAGAAGAATATACGTTTGCGATCTGCTGAATCATTATAAAAAATCATACCAATCACTACACTTCCAACTGTTCCCATACCCGTCCATACTGCATAAGCAACACCTAATGGAATAGTAGACATTGCAATGGATAATAAGGTTAAGCTAACAGCAAATCCAATAATCAAAAAAGCAAATCCAGATTTCTTTTTCCCAGCAGATACTTTCTGAATTCCGTTAACACCTACTACTTCGGATAGACCTGCAAGAATTAGGATGATCCAATTCATGCTTTACCAACCTCTTTCTGTTGCTTTTTTTAACCTGTAACGGATTTTAATCCTAATACTCCGACTAATAGTAATACAACAAATAAAATAACACCTACGTTAACTGCAGCACCGAAAAAGATAATATCAACAGTAACTGTCCCTAAAGTACCCAACCCTACAAACACAGCATAAACGGTAGCAGTTGGCAGTCGAGTAGATGAAACAATCAATGTTCCAAAGCTTACTATGATTGCTATAATAGTGAGTGTCCAAGTTAAACCATCGTTGGCATACTTCAATCCAGATGCCCAACCCACTTCAAAAATCGCAGCAATTACAACAAGAAACCACCACATGATTAAATCTCTCCTTTTAATGATTTAGGATTATTATCACCAATATTGTAAACAACAACCCTTCTTTATAAAAAACCAAAAAACCCGGGACATACCACTATACTTAGTGATATCTCCCGGGCTTTTATCCCTCCGTGGACAAAGAAAAAATTCTTTGCACTTTCTCTCGGACCAGACCCAATAAGGCGGAACCCTAGAAAGTATTTACGAATGATTATATTCAATTCTAACTAAATCATAGTACAAAATTCGAAAAAAGACAAGCGTCACGGGCGGAATTATTGCGTAGATGTCACGAAACTACGATGGCAAGTAGTGTGGTTTTAACGCCAAGATGGCCCCGGTTTTTCGAAAAATTCCGGGGATCATCCGGCGAGCTTATTTTAGTAACTAAATCCTAAAATCGTTTTTGCCTGAACCATTTTGTAACGCACAGCCGACTGCTTCATTATAATAAAAATCCTCCATAGATTAATGCACCCGCGATGACAAATGCAGGATGTAATTTCATTCGCTCCATCAATACATAACTAACGATGGCAAGTAGTGCGGTTTGCCAGAACCCTACCCCAATGTAAGATTCACTAAAGAAACGCCATGCCATTACACCGAGTAAGATTCCGATCACTGGCCGTATGTAGAGGGTCATTCGTTTTACTTTTGGAGAATTTTTGTACTTGTAAAGAATACCTAATAACACGATAATTAATACCAACGATGGAGCAACTGTTGCAAATACAGAAATGGATGCACCCAAAGCTCCTGCAACATCGTAGCCAATATAACCCGCCATCTTTGTAGCAATTGGTCCCGGCAAAGAATTGGCAAGTGCAAGCACTTCACTGAATTCTTGAACTGTCATCCATCCGAATCGACTAACCACTTCATTCTCTACTAATGGAATCGACGCTGGACCTCCACCATAACCAAGAATTCCTGGTATAAAGAAGGCGATAAATAGTTCCAAATAAACCATTATGAACCACCTTCCCTTGCTGGTTTCTCTTCCTCTTGTTCAGGAATCTTATCCTTTTTTAATAAAGCAATAGCAAGTAACGCTGCGATAAGAATACCTGGATGGATCTGTAACAATTCAAGCAGAACGAAAGCAATGATTAACATAATGCCAGTTTGCATCCAACCCATACCTTTGCCGGCTTTATCTATAAATTGCCATGTCAATGTCGCTAGCATCACCGCAACTACAGGGATCACTGCTGCCGTCATTCCTTGTACCCAATCGTATTCCTTAAAAGAGGACAGTGATACTAACAAACCGATCATAAGAAAGATGGTTGGCACAATACCAGCTAGTACGGCATTAAGCATTCCCCAAAAACCTGTAACTTGATAACCGATGTACCCTGCAAGCTTGGTTGCGATTGGACCTGGGAGTGTATTCGCAAGTGCTAATACATCTCCAAAGTCCTCTTCATTCATCCATTTATATTTTTCCACAACTTCTTTATAAATAAGCGGTATGGAACTTGGGCCTCCACCAAATCCCAACATACCCACGCGAAAAAAAGCGATAAAAATATTCCAATGTGTTCTCATATAGCAAATTCCTTTACTGAGCTGTTGTTGTTGCTTACCAAGCGGCTACCGTACCATCTGTACGGGATTCCGTGCCGCCAACCAGTACGCCTGTTTCGGGATTTCTCCAAATGATCTGCCCGCGCCCAAAACTGTTCGGTTCTAATTGAATACGTATGTTGTGACCTTTCTTCGCTAAATCCATTGCGATGTGGTGCGGGAAAGTGTTTTCCACTTCGACTTGTTTGTCTTTCATCCATTGCCACCTTGGTGCATCTAAAGCTGCTTGCGGATTTAACTGAAAATCAATGGTATTCATAATTACTTGTACATGACCTTGAGGCTGCATAAATCCTCCCATCACGCCAAAAGGACCGATTGGTTCTGCGTCTTTTGTTAAAAATCCAGGAATAATCGTATGATATGTTCGCTTATTTCCAGCTAATGCATTGACATGATTCGGATCCATCGAAAAATTATGCCCGCGATTTTGCAGAGCAATTCCCGTGCCAGGAACCACAAGGCCAGAACCAAATCCCATATAATTACTTTGAATAAAGGAAACCATATTCCCCTCATTGTCTGCCGTTGCTAAATATACGGTACCGCTTAGCGCTGGTTCGCCTGCTTTTGGTTGAATCGCTTCATCTCCAATCAGACCTCTTCGATACTCTCCATAGGAATCACTCAATAATTCTTCCACCGAATGCTTCATATGATCTTTTTCTGTCACATGTTCCTGCCCATCAGCAAAAGCAAGTTTAATTGCTTCCATTTGCTTATGATACGTGTCAGTTACTTCTTTCGTATCAAATGTATATCCTTTTAAGATATTTAATGCTTGTAAAGCGATGATCCCTTGTCCGTTTGGCGGTATTTCCCACACATCATAGCCACGGTAATTTACTTTAATCGGGTCCACCCACTCTGGTTGATGAGCTGCCAGGTCCTCTGCTGTTAAAAATCCGTCATTCGCTTCAGAGAATGCACTTATTTTCGCCGCCAATTCTCCACGGTAAAATGATTCCCCGTCTGTATCGGCAATTTCTTGTAGTGTGTTTGCATGATTAGGCGAGCGCCACATCTCTCCTGTTTCTGGAGCACGACCGTTTGGAGCAAAGGTCTCAAACCATTCATGAAACATATCATCCGATAATTCCTTTTTAAAAACCGTATATGCCTTTTTCCAAAACTTACTTAACGTTGGTGACAAAGGATACCCGTCTCGTGCGTAATTAATCGCTGGTTGCAATACTTCTTGTAACGATAGCTTGCCAAACCTCTTGGATAATGCTGCCCAAGCACTTGGTGCTCCAGGTACCGTAACTGGAATCCAACCATATTTTGGGATGTGATCCTTTCCTGTTTCTTTCACTTTGTCAATGGAGATGGATTGCGGTGAACGGCCACTTGCATTAAGTCCATGCAGTTTACCTTTTGTCCATACTAACGCAAAAGCGTCACCGCCAATCCCATTCGAAGTCGGTTCGACAACTGTTAAACATGCCGCTGTAGCAATTGCAGCGTCAATCGCATTACCACCTTTTTTTAGAATCGACAGTCCGGCTTCTGATGCAAGTGGCTGCGATGTTGCCACCATTCCATTTTTTGCATAGGTTGCATGCCTTGGATTTGTATAAGGATATGTTTCGGTATGAAAAAAATTCATCAAATCTCCCTTTCTATTACGTGTTCAAAAAGGAGGATGAAAAGGACCGAGAAGTTCGAGGCGGCGTAGCTCCCCGTACCAGAACGTATGTAATGAATACGTGAGGAACTTAAAGCTGAGCTAACGAGCTTCCACAGGATGTGGTGATTTCTGCGTTGCCCACAGGACGTGGGCGATTTTAGCAGAAGGTCCCCCCTGATATGTGTCATTTTCACCACACTTTTTGAACAACCTTTTCTATTATTCTTTCACTTTCTTACTTATCTTCATATTACTATAGATCCCATATCCCATCGATAGGATCGATAGGATAATTAAAGCTGCCGATATTGGGCGAGTGAAAAACATAGTCAAACTGGGACTCACCGATACAGCTTGGCGCAAGTTTTCTTCAATCATTGGACCTAAAATGATCCCTAAAATAAATGGCGCTAACGGAAATTTATTGGCCTTCATCCAAAATCCGAGCAGCCCGAAAATCAGTAGAACCCACACATCAAAGATTCGATTATTTACTGCGAAACTTCCAAGCACACATAATAATAGAACAATAGGCACTAATAAGTGATGCGGGATTTGGTTAATTTTCATAAAGACTTTGATGCCAAAGCTTTGGATAATCAGCATTAAAATGGCTGCGATAAATAATGAAATAAAGATTCCATTTACGAGAACGGGCTGATTCTGCATTAACAATGGTCCTGGTTGAATACCGTGTATTAATAATGCTCCAAGCATCATCGCTGTTACAGCGTCACCCGGAATCCCGAAAGAAAGCATCGGTACAAGTGAACCACCTATGGAAGAGTTGTTCGCAGATTCTGCTGCAATTAGCCCATCCTTACTCCCTTTTCCAAATTCCTGAGGCTTCTTGGAAAACTTCTTGGCAACATCATAGCTCAAGATATTCGCAATACTACCACCGGCTGCTGGTAAGATACCGACCAATGTACCAACCAGGCTCGAGCGGATCACATTCACTCCTGATTTCCATAAATCTCGAATAGTTTGTAGTATCGGATAAGAGACCGAAGCGCTGCTATCGAGAGATAATTGGCCCGGTGGCTTACGTATATCATCCATTAATTGAGAAAAGGCAAATATCCCAATTAGAACGGGGAGAAAGTTAAATCCTGCCATCAGCTCGGTCATGCCAAAGGTAAATCGCGACACAGCGGTGAGCGGATCGGATCCTACCATTGAAAACATCAAACCCAAACTACCAGCGATTAAGCCTTTTAATAACGAACCTTCACTTAGACTGGCAATAGCGCTAATCCCAAATAACA from Oceanobacillus iheyensis HTE831 encodes:
- a CDS encoding chromate transporter; amino-acid sequence: MRTHWNIFIAFFRVGMLGFGGGPSSIPLIYKEVVEKYKWMNEEDFGDVLALANTLPGPIATKLAGYIGYQVTGFWGMLNAVLAGIVPTIFLMIGLLVSLSSFKEYDWVQGMTAAVIPVVAVMLATLTWQFIDKAGKGMGWMQTGIMLIIAFVLLELLQIHPGILIAALLAIALLKKDKIPEQEEEKPAREGGS
- a CDS encoding gamma-glutamyltransferase family protein is translated as MNFFHTETYPYTNPRHATYAKNGMVATSQPLASEAGLSILKKGGNAIDAAIATAACLTVVEPTSNGIGGDAFALVWTKGKLHGLNASGRSPQSISIDKVKETGKDHIPKYGWIPVTVPGAPSAWAALSKRFGKLSLQEVLQPAINYARDGYPLSPTLSKFWKKAYTVFKKELSDDMFHEWFETFAPNGRAPETGEMWRSPNHANTLQEIADTDGESFYRGELAAKISAFSEANDGFLTAEDLAAHQPEWVDPIKVNYRGYDVWEIPPNGQGIIALQALNILKGYTFDTKEVTDTYHKQMEAIKLAFADGQEHVTEKDHMKHSVEELLSDSYGEYRRGLIGDEAIQPKAGEPALSGTVYLATADNEGNMVSFIQSNYMGFGSGLVVPGTGIALQNRGHNFSMDPNHVNALAGNKRTYHTIIPGFLTKDAEPIGPFGVMGGFMQPQGHVQVIMNTIDFQLNPQAALDAPRWQWMKDKQVEVENTFPHHIAMDLAKKGHNIRIQLEPNSFGRGQIIWRNPETGVLVGGTESRTDGTVAAW
- a CDS encoding tripartite tricarboxylate transporter permease: MESILLSFEAILNVQTILILLTGVIAGIIIGSIPGFTITMGVALTLPFSFGMEPINGIALMMGVQVGGSSGGLITACLLGIPGTPSAMATTFDGYPMAKNGQPGKALAIGLWSSFVGTIISGIILIFTAPILAEWALAFGPWEMFALMLFGISAIASLSEGSLLKGLIAGSLGLMFSMVGSDPLTAVSRFTFGMTELMAGFNFLPVLIGIFAFSQLMDDIRKPPGQLSLDSSASVSYPILQTIRDLWKSGVNVIRSSLVGTLVGILPAAGGSIANILSYDVAKKFSKKPQEFGKGSKDGLIAAESANNSSIGGSLVPMLSFGIPGDAVTAMMLGALLIHGIQPGPLLMQNQPVLVNGIFISLFIAAILMLIIQSFGIKVFMKINQIPHHLLVPIVLLLCVLGSFAVNNRIFDVWVLLIFGLLGFWMKANKFPLAPFILGIILGPMIEENLRQAVSVSPSLTMFFTRPISAALIILSILSMGYGIYSNMKISKKVKE